In Bosea vestrisii, the following are encoded in one genomic region:
- a CDS encoding DUF4087 domain-containing protein, translated as MSRRSFAGAAAALILGAGVAVAQQPVSAQRCGWLDNPTPGNASLYDKDGEWTIAVQGGHQAKGDWPPPYKAGEWRKSGNGSYGYGCACMTVKVDFEEKNVLEIVSAKARPLAACRKDKALSEVEKTLR; from the coding sequence ATGAGCCGTCGGTCGTTCGCCGGAGCCGCGGCAGCATTGATCCTTGGCGCCGGTGTCGCCGTTGCGCAGCAGCCGGTCAGCGCGCAGCGCTGCGGCTGGCTCGACAATCCGACCCCGGGCAATGCCTCGCTCTACGACAAGGATGGCGAGTGGACGATTGCCGTGCAGGGTGGGCATCAGGCGAAGGGCGACTGGCCGCCGCCCTACAAGGCGGGCGAATGGCGCAAGAGCGGGAACGGCAGCTACGGCTATGGCTGTGCCTGCATGACCGTGAAGGTCGACTTCGAGGAGAAGAACGTCCTTGAGATCGTCTCCGCGAAGGCGAGGCCGCTGGCCGCCTGCCGGAAGGACAAGGCGCTGTCGGAGGTCGAGAAGACGCTGCGCTAG
- a CDS encoding M14 family metallopeptidase, whose protein sequence is MMIWRMLALALSVAASPVLAQDEGRVADYKQSEAVLARYKPVPIALATPALTRGTPGLTTQAELDAFVADLAAKASGRVALGSLGKSQQGRDLPYLIFSKEGLSDPAALKALGRPVVWFVGQQHGNEPAGAEAMLALAHDLATGDLAAVFDKLVVVIVPRSNPDGAAADKRPGASGFDLNRDHLLLTLPETRALHAKLAELPADVIVDVHEFSVANRWLEKFGGLNAADAMILYATNPAVPQPTTKIAAELVKPAMDKAMAEKGLSSFWYFTTSYRKDDKLVSMGGNAPGIARNLFGLSGAVSFLIETRGVGLQLENLERRIATHYVIARAVLDTVAANDEAVLGAVKAARAELARNQGELIVGHRIATETVAIPLVDPATGADMPTPVEFRDSRKVTVTSRRARPEGYLVLPAGQAALDALRLKGIATCALGGPATLEVEAFMVEQKGPVKKIDRENINPDQAVKVELRPRRLEVSANAVFVPMTQTGANVIAASLEPDSPGSHVGVGVVETASASGEAPIYRVPRGTRLALAAGGDPACGR, encoded by the coding sequence ATGATGATCTGGCGTATGCTCGCCCTGGCTCTTTCCGTCGCTGCAAGTCCGGTGCTGGCGCAAGACGAAGGGCGTGTTGCCGACTACAAGCAGAGCGAGGCAGTGCTGGCGCGCTACAAGCCGGTGCCGATCGCGCTCGCGACACCGGCGCTGACGCGCGGCACGCCCGGACTGACGACGCAAGCCGAGCTCGACGCCTTCGTTGCTGACCTCGCCGCCAAGGCCTCTGGCCGGGTTGCGCTCGGCTCGCTCGGCAAGTCGCAGCAGGGGCGCGATCTACCTTATCTGATCTTCTCCAAGGAGGGACTGAGCGACCCCGCCGCGCTGAAGGCGCTGGGGCGGCCGGTCGTCTGGTTTGTCGGCCAGCAGCATGGCAACGAGCCGGCCGGGGCTGAGGCGATGCTGGCGCTGGCTCATGACCTGGCGACCGGCGATCTTGCCGCTGTGTTCGACAAGCTCGTGGTGGTGATCGTGCCACGCAGCAATCCGGATGGCGCTGCCGCCGACAAGCGCCCCGGCGCCAGCGGCTTCGACCTCAACCGCGACCATCTGCTGCTGACCCTGCCGGAGACGCGGGCGCTGCATGCCAAGCTCGCCGAGCTGCCGGCCGACGTGATCGTCGACGTGCACGAATTCTCGGTCGCCAATCGCTGGCTGGAGAAATTCGGCGGGCTCAATGCCGCGGACGCGATGATCCTCTACGCCACCAACCCGGCGGTGCCGCAGCCGACGACCAAGATCGCGGCCGAGTTGGTCAAGCCGGCCATGGACAAGGCGATGGCGGAGAAGGGGCTCTCCTCCTTCTGGTACTTCACCACCAGCTACCGCAAGGACGACAAGCTGGTCTCGATGGGCGGCAATGCGCCGGGCATCGCGCGCAACCTGTTCGGGCTTTCCGGCGCGGTCTCCTTCCTGATCGAGACGCGCGGGGTCGGCTTGCAACTGGAGAACCTGGAACGCCGCATCGCCACGCATTACGTGATTGCGCGCGCCGTGCTCGACACGGTCGCGGCCAATGACGAGGCCGTGCTAGGGGCGGTGAAGGCGGCGCGGGCGGAACTGGCGCGCAACCAAGGCGAGCTGATCGTCGGGCACCGTATCGCGACGGAGACCGTCGCGATCCCGCTCGTCGATCCGGCGACCGGTGCCGATATGCCGACCCCGGTCGAGTTCCGCGACTCGCGCAAGGTCACGGTGACCAGCCGCCGGGCGCGGCCGGAGGGCTATCTCGTCCTGCCGGCAGGGCAGGCGGCGCTCGATGCGCTCAGGCTCAAGGGCATCGCCACCTGCGCGCTCGGCGGCCCCGCGACGCTCGAGGTCGAGGCCTTCATGGTCGAGCAGAAGGGGCCGGTGAAGAAGATCGACCGCGAGAACATCAACCCGGACCAGGCGGTGAAGGTCGAGCTCAGGCCGCGCCGGCTGGAGGTATCAGCCAATGCCGTCTTCGTGCCAATGACGCAAACAGGCGCCAATGTCATTGCCGCCTCATTGGAGCCGGATTCTCCGGGCTCTCATGTCGGTGTCGGGGTGGTGGAAACCGCTTCGGCTTCCGGAGAGGCGCCGATCTATCGCGTGCCTCGTGGAACCAGGCTCGCGCTTGCGGCCGGGGGCGATCCTGCCTGCGGCCGTTGA
- a CDS encoding BolA family protein, which yields MNLIGARMPTMADRITGKLTAQLVPEHLKVIDESHQHHGHAGWREGGETHFRVEIVSPAFTGKSRLERHRLVNAALSEELAGSVHALAIVARAPGEA from the coding sequence ATGAACCTGATAGGAGCCCGCATGCCGACCATGGCCGACCGGATCACCGGCAAGCTCACCGCTCAGCTCGTGCCCGAGCATCTCAAGGTGATCGACGAATCGCATCAGCATCACGGCCATGCCGGCTGGCGTGAGGGCGGCGAGACGCATTTTCGCGTCGAGATCGTCTCGCCTGCATTCACCGGCAAGAGCCGGCTCGAGCGACACCGCCTGGTCAATGCGGCGCTCTCCGAGGAACTTGCCGGCAGCGTGCACGCGCTCGCGATTGTGGCGCGCGCACCAGGAGAGGCCTGA
- a CDS encoding glycoside hydrolase family 19 protein, with amino-acid sequence MAANYHYVGTYDERIFEQEFRDRFGKKPRYNANAIPDLLVLLRLISRDTSITDIRWAAYMLATVAWETTSPVTQFVQAKNKKGKPLVDKAGKAVMLKRRAWLITMAPVDEVGHGKGRKYHEPVKVAKLADGSVRITEQDGDQFKVTAGGVVSKLTKGAKMGTVDGGAADKAYNDDTGAELAYFGRGYVQLTWWSNYATTGAAIGQGLNLLLDPELVKTPAIAYAVMSHGMLTGDGFANGRKFSTYFSGKLRNYVGARAMVNGSDHAKDIAAIAEVFEAVLLAAGPQRPITFAPPIDSSLAGMPLPGARFTSQSRFFQ; translated from the coding sequence ATGGCGGCGAACTATCACTACGTTGGAACCTACGACGAGCGGATTTTCGAGCAGGAGTTCAGGGACCGCTTCGGCAAGAAGCCGCGTTACAACGCCAACGCCATTCCGGATCTGCTGGTGCTGCTGCGCCTGATCAGCCGGGACACCAGCATCACCGACATCCGCTGGGCCGCCTATATGCTGGCGACCGTCGCCTGGGAGACGACGAGCCCGGTCACCCAGTTCGTTCAGGCCAAGAACAAGAAGGGCAAGCCGCTGGTCGACAAGGCCGGCAAGGCCGTCATGCTCAAGCGCAGGGCCTGGCTGATAACGATGGCGCCGGTCGACGAGGTCGGCCACGGCAAGGGGCGGAAGTATCACGAGCCGGTCAAGGTCGCGAAGCTCGCCGACGGCAGCGTCCGGATCACCGAGCAGGACGGCGACCAGTTCAAGGTCACAGCCGGCGGGGTGGTCTCGAAGCTGACCAAGGGTGCCAAGATGGGCACCGTCGATGGCGGCGCCGCCGACAAGGCCTATAATGACGACACCGGTGCCGAGCTCGCCTATTTTGGCCGTGGCTATGTCCAGCTGACCTGGTGGTCGAATTATGCGACGACGGGCGCCGCCATAGGCCAAGGGCTCAATTTGCTGCTCGATCCGGAATTGGTGAAGACGCCCGCCATCGCCTACGCGGTGATGTCGCATGGCATGCTCACCGGCGACGGCTTTGCCAATGGCCGCAAGTTTTCGACCTATTTCAGCGGCAAGTTGCGCAATTATGTCGGCGCACGCGCCATGGTGAACGGCTCCGACCACGCCAAGGACATCGCTGCGATCGCCGAGGTGTTCGAGGCGGTGCTGCTCGCAGCCGGGCCGCAGCGGCCGATCACCTTCGCGCCACCGATCGATTCCAGCCTCGCCGGCATGCCGCTTCCGGGCGCGCGGTTCACCAGCCAGTCGAGGTTCTTCCAATGA
- a CDS encoding MFS transporter, producing MTIFFALLPAYVLSIFYRSFLSVIAGPVMGDLGIGPAEFGLLGAAWFMAFALAQFPVGWALDRIGPRRTVAVTMAIGSVGAFLFAQAGNADTATVAMALVGVGCSPIFMSSLYLFARTEAPARFGLLTSIFIGLGSLGNLVGAAPLALAAQAYGWRPTMLAFAVAFLLATVLAAALVRDPPPVTDASGKHEGLLQGLRSIVAIGPLWLLAPITLVGYAIIATARGLWIAPYMTQVHGLDGIAAGHATLGMATTMIVGAFVYGGLQKRAGRSKALVAWGTVVTGIGFGLLALVGDRSMLGAVALFALVGATGFTYAILMAHAREFFPPHLVGRGMTFINFLFIAGAGLIQWGSGWFVATQRAGGQGAALAYANMHWGFAALLLVSTAIYLATPERKAA from the coding sequence GTGACCATCTTTTTCGCGCTGCTGCCGGCCTATGTGCTGTCGATCTTCTATCGCTCCTTCCTGAGCGTGATCGCCGGGCCGGTGATGGGCGATCTCGGTATCGGGCCGGCCGAATTTGGCCTGCTCGGCGCCGCCTGGTTCATGGCCTTCGCGCTGGCACAGTTCCCCGTCGGCTGGGCTCTCGACCGGATCGGGCCACGCCGGACGGTCGCGGTGACCATGGCGATCGGCAGCGTTGGCGCCTTCCTGTTCGCGCAGGCCGGTAACGCCGACACGGCAACGGTGGCGATGGCTCTGGTCGGGGTCGGCTGCTCGCCGATCTTCATGTCGTCGCTCTATCTGTTCGCGCGGACCGAAGCGCCGGCGCGTTTCGGCCTGCTGACCTCGATCTTCATCGGCCTCGGCTCGCTCGGCAACCTCGTCGGGGCTGCGCCGCTGGCGCTGGCGGCACAGGCCTATGGCTGGCGCCCGACCATGCTCGCTTTCGCCGTGGCCTTCCTGCTCGCGACCGTGCTCGCAGCTGCGCTGGTGCGCGATCCCCCGCCGGTCACCGACGCCTCGGGCAAGCATGAGGGGCTGCTGCAAGGTCTCAGGAGCATCGTCGCGATCGGGCCACTCTGGCTGCTCGCGCCGATCACGCTCGTCGGCTACGCGATCATCGCGACGGCGCGGGGCCTGTGGATCGCGCCCTATATGACGCAGGTGCACGGGCTCGACGGCATCGCCGCCGGCCATGCGACGCTCGGCATGGCGACGACCATGATCGTCGGAGCCTTCGTTTATGGCGGCTTGCAGAAGCGCGCGGGGCGCAGCAAGGCGCTGGTCGCCTGGGGGACAGTCGTGACCGGAATAGGCTTTGGCCTGCTCGCGCTCGTCGGCGATCGGTCCATGCTCGGCGCCGTGGCCCTGTTCGCGCTCGTCGGTGCGACGGGCTTCACCTATGCGATCCTGATGGCGCATGCGCGCGAGTTCTTCCCGCCGCACCTGGTCGGGCGCGGCATGACCTTCATCAATTTCCTGTTCATCGCCGGAGCCGGGCTGATCCAGTGGGGCTCGGGCTGGTTTGTCGCGACGCAGCGCGCCGGCGGGCAGGGCGCAGCGTTGGCCTACGCCAACATGCACTGGGGCTTCGCGGCGCTGCTGCTCGTCTCGACCGCGATCTATCTGGCGACGCCGGAGCGGAAGGCAGCCTGA
- a CDS encoding acetyl-CoA acetyltransferase — MSAAIVGWAHTPFGKQDTETVESLIVRVATDALVDAGITADQVDEIVLGHFNAGFSAQDFTASLVLQADPALRFKPATRVENACATGSAAVHQGVRAIKAGAAKVVLVVGVEQMTTTPGPEIGKNLLKASYLAQEADVQGGFAGVFGKIASSYFQRHGDQSDALAMIAAKNHKNGVDNPYAQMRKDLGYAFCREESEKNPYVAGPLKRTDCSLVSDGAAALVLADEETAKTMRRAVGFRGMAHVQDFLPLSRRDILKFEGGARAWQQALAQAGVVVDDLSFVETHDCFTIAELIEYEAMGLTKEGDGARAIKEGWTQKDGKLPVNVSGGLKAKGHPIGATGVSMHVLSAMQLVGEAPEGMQVQDARLGGIFNMGGAAVANYVSVLERVK; from the coding sequence ATGAGCGCTGCAATCGTCGGCTGGGCACATACCCCCTTCGGCAAGCAGGACACCGAGACGGTCGAGAGCCTGATCGTGCGCGTCGCGACCGATGCGCTGGTCGATGCCGGCATTACCGCCGATCAGGTCGACGAGATCGTGCTCGGGCATTTCAACGCCGGCTTCTCGGCCCAGGACTTCACCGCCTCGCTCGTGCTGCAGGCCGACCCGGCGCTGCGCTTCAAGCCGGCGACGCGCGTCGAGAACGCCTGCGCCACCGGCTCGGCCGCGGTGCATCAGGGCGTTCGTGCGATCAAGGCCGGCGCTGCCAAGGTGGTGCTGGTGGTCGGCGTCGAGCAGATGACGACGACGCCCGGCCCGGAAATCGGCAAGAACCTGCTGAAGGCCTCCTATCTCGCGCAGGAGGCCGACGTGCAGGGCGGCTTCGCCGGTGTCTTCGGCAAGATCGCCAGCTCCTATTTCCAGCGTCATGGCGACCAGTCGGACGCGCTCGCGATGATCGCGGCGAAGAACCACAAGAACGGCGTCGACAACCCTTACGCTCAGATGCGCAAGGATCTCGGCTACGCCTTTTGCCGCGAGGAGAGCGAGAAGAACCCCTACGTTGCCGGCCCGCTGAAGCGCACCGACTGCTCGCTGGTCTCGGACGGCGCCGCGGCGCTCGTGCTCGCGGATGAAGAGACCGCCAAGACGATGCGCCGCGCCGTCGGCTTCCGCGGCATGGCCCATGTCCAGGACTTCCTGCCGCTGTCGCGCCGCGACATCCTGAAGTTCGAGGGCGGCGCGCGCGCCTGGCAGCAGGCGCTGGCGCAGGCCGGCGTCGTGGTCGACGACCTCTCCTTCGTCGAGACGCATGACTGCTTTACCATCGCCGAGCTGATCGAATACGAGGCGATGGGCCTGACCAAGGAAGGCGACGGCGCCCGCGCCATCAAGGAAGGCTGGACGCAGAAGGACGGCAAGCTGCCGGTCAACGTCTCCGGTGGCCTCAAGGCCAAGGGCCATCCGATCGGCGCGACCGGCGTCTCCATGCATGTGCTCTCGGCCATGCAGCTCGTCGGCGAGGCGCCAGAGGGCATGCAGGTGCAGGATGCCCGTCTCGGCGGCATCTTCAACATGGGCGGCGCAGCGGTGGCGAACTACGTCTCGGTGCTCGAGCGGGTGAAGTGA